A DNA window from Nerophis ophidion isolate RoL-2023_Sa linkage group LG13, RoL_Noph_v1.0, whole genome shotgun sequence contains the following coding sequences:
- the LOC133564138 gene encoding uncharacterized protein LOC133564138: MVHTCVVAGCRNRRTPGTSLSFYRFPRDAERKQRWIAAVNRQGWLPNDGSRLCSTHFISGKQVKNPRSPDYVPSIFTAEMKEPGPPEAAADKQEARVEAANALLFLQRQGGSGPNEPSPKESEANAEGSASSSMSADDEDEDDESTSDGKDEAFARTSDLDDLLKALRRENRALRESVEKMSLSESSLRNDAEKVKFYTGLPNFFVLETVMLLLAPHMDAIRNMKLSKFQQLLLTLMRLRLDLRNQDLAYRFGVKVGTVVRTVHHMVNIMSSTLVPTAVFWPSRAELRKNLPLALRASCPDCAVIVDCFTVPCEGPVASGNKPQQGAAVACNVLNYLIGVAPQGVVTFVSRGILGNVSPRDLAESCGFLSKLLPGDVVLAGRDLDISDAVAARGARFGTAQGSLAADVQAHVERVVSMVRRRYAMLTGPVESPFASAAERTSNMSTFDKIVQVACALNNLCISAAPLE, translated from the exons ATGGTTCATACGTGCGTGGTGGCCGGCTGCAGGAACCGAAGGACTCCCGGCACCAGCCTGTCCTTCTACCGCTTCCCCCGGGACGCCGAGAGAAAGCAGCGGTGGATAGCGGCCGTCAACCGCCAGGGTTGGCTGCCCAACGACGGCAGCCGCCTGTGCAGCACGCACTTCATCTCCG GTAAACAAGTGAAGAACCCTCGTTCTCCGGACTATGTTCCTTCCATCTTCACTGCTGAGATGAAGGAGCCCGGTCCACCGGAGGCGGCAGCAGACAAGCAGGAAGCGCGGGTGGAGGCCGCCAACGCCCTATTGTTCCTGCAGCGCCAAGGCGGGTCCGGACCCAACGAGCCGAGTCCCAAGGAGAGCGAGGCCAACGCGGAGGGCAGCGCGTCGTCCTCCATGAGCGCCGACGACGAGGACGAAGACGACGAGTCCACCAGCGACGGAAAGGACGAGGCATTCGCCCGCACCTCCGACCTGGACGACCTCCTCAAGGCGCTGAGGCGCGAGAACCGAGCGCTGAGGGAGTCCGTGGAAAAGATGTCCTTGTCGGAGAGCTCCCTGAGGAACGACGCCGAGAAGGTGAAGTTTTACACGGGCTTGCCCAACTTCTTCGTGCTGGAGACGGTCATGCTGCTCCTGGCGCCGCACATGGACGCCATCAGGAACATGAAGCTGTCCAAGTTCCAGCAGCTCCTGCTCACACTCATGCGTCTCCGCCTGGACCTGCGCAACCAGGACCTGGCCTACCGCTTTGGCGTGAAGGTGGGCACCGTGGTCAGGACGGTGCACCACATGGTCAACATCATGTCTTCCACCCTGGTGCCCACCGCCGTTTTCTGGCCCTCTCGAGCCGAGCTGAGGAAAAACCTTCCGCTGGCCCTCCGCGCCTCCTGCCCGGACTGCGCCGTCATCGTGGACTGCTTCACCGTGCCTTGCGAGGGCCCGGTTGCCAGCGGCAACAAGCCCCAGCAGGGGGCGGCGGTCGCTTGTAACGTCTTGAACTACCTGATCGGCGTGGCCCCGCAGGGCGTGGTCACCTTCGTCTCCAGGGGCATCCTGGGAAACGTCAGCCCTCGCGATCTGGCAGAGAGCTGCGGCTTTCTGAGCAAGCTCCTCCCGGGCGACGTGGTCTTGGCCGGCCGGGACTTGGACATTTCCGACGCCGTGGCCGCCCGCGGCGCCCGCTTTGGGACAGCGCAGGGCTCCCTGGCGGCGGACGTGCAGGCCCACGTGGAGCGGGTGGTGTCCATGGTGCGGCGGCGGTACGCCATGCTCACCGGGCCCGTGGAGAGTCCCTTCGCCTCGGCCGCCGAGCGCACGTCCAACATGTCCACCTTTGACAAGATCGTGCAGGTGGCCTGTGCCTTAAACAACCTCTGCATCTCCGCCGCGCCGCTCGAGTGA